The proteins below are encoded in one region of Gambusia affinis linkage group LG07, SWU_Gaff_1.0, whole genome shotgun sequence:
- the LOC122834181 gene encoding sortilin-like isoform X1, with amino-acid sequence MIVCILALGLFSSALGRHLQDGSDLSRDRRLRGEPGDAEERYSLERRELSRRSAGLNEQTCTALRGVESALQNSTSTYTFEVRSMGSLSLAWVGDGSGVLLVLTTFQVPLFLMRFGQSNLYRSEDYGKTFKDVTNVINHTFIQTEYGIAISPDHSGKVILTGDVSEFGGFRLFRSRDFGLTFEPTDLPFVPLIQMLYNPGDSNTLLTLSITLDLWLSDNFGATWRKIHSSVCLVRWGPRNSIYITTNTNGSCNDKGMLDLKKTMDYGKTFHTIASRVYSFVLGGKFVFSSIMTGMGTERVIHVSVDGGDHWNIAQLPAVDHQQFYSILAANQDMIFMHVDDPGDSGVGTIYVSDDRGTVFSKSLERHLYTTTGSDTDFTAISSLRGVYMTSVLTEDGNIETVITYDQGAKWQPLRRPQNSDCDVLGSTNRASRCKLHIHASYSTAMKMNVPLLPLSQSNAVGLILAHGSVGDSESDLAPDVYVSDDGGYSWLRALKGPHHYAILDSGGLLVAVEHTNSPINQIKFSTDEGQCWHTYNFTRDPLHFSGMDSEPGSRSMNVSLWGYRNDYTKWVVITIDFRKLLSRDCDEGDYDEWVAHAADPSGSNDGCVMGFRETFLRLRKDSVCWNGRDFAITKKHLPCPCSAADYHCDFGYYRPENQSECVEQKELVGHALEFCLNGTTEQLQTSGYRKIPGNQCEGGFQPERKETDLRRSCISDALHSKSLTDSSSPNAAVIVMVVMAILLVSVLTGVWLVKKYVCGGRFLVHRYSVMREHVEANKIEGVDDVDPNYTETEKAQFNYDSDQDLLE; translated from the exons ATGATCGTCTGCATTTTGGCGCTCGGGTTGTTTTCGTCTGCGCTGGGGAGACATCTGCAGGATGGAAGCGACTTGTCCCGGGACAGGAGGCTGCGTGGAGAGCCCGGTGATGCTGAGGAGCGATATAGCTTGGAGAGGAGGGAGCTGTCGAGGCGCAGCGCTGGACTGAATGAGCAGACATGCACGGCTTTGCGTGGAGTGGAGTCCGCGCTGCAAAACAGCACCAGCACT TATACGTTCGAAGTGCGCTCAATGGGCTCACTCTCGCTTGCCTGGGTGGGAGACGGATCCGGG GTTCTCTTGGTTCTGACAACATTTCAGGTGCCGTTGTTCTTAATGCGATTTGGCCAGTCTAACCTCTACAGGAG tgaaGACTACGGGAAGACGTTCAAAGACGTGACTAATGTGATCAACCACACTTTCATCCAGACAGAGTATGGCATCGCCATCAGTCCGGATCATTCAGGAAAG GTGATCCTGACTGGCGATGTGTCTGAGTTCGGTGGGTTTCGACTTTTTCGCTCGCGGGACTTTGGTCTGACCTTTGAACCGACGGACCTGCCGTTTGTGCCCCTCATTCAGATGCTGTACAACCCCGGGGATAGCAACACACTTCTGACACTCAGTATCACG CTGGACCTGTGGCTGTCTGATAACTTTGGCGCCACCTGGAGGAAAATAcacagcagtgtgtgtttgGTCAGATG GGGTCCAAGAAACAGCATCTACATAACAACCAACACCAATGGATCATGCA atGACAAAGGGATgctagatttaaagaaaacaatggaCTATGGCAAAACGTTTCACACAATTGCATCCAGAGTTTACTCCTTTGTCCTTGGAGGGAAATTTGTCTTTTCGTCCATCATGACCGGAAtg GGTACAGAGCGTGTGATCCATGTCTCTGTAGACGGCGGGGATCACTGGAACATTGCTCAGCTTCCTGCTGTCGACCATCAGCAGTTTTACTCCATCCtcgcagccaatcaggacatGATCTTCATGCACGTGGATGACCCCGGAG ACTCGGGTGTTGGAACCATCTACGTTTCGGATGACAGAGGAACTGTCTTCTCCAAGTCACTGGAGCGCCATCTCTACACAACCACAGGAAGCGACACAGACTTCACCGCCATTTCTTCCCTGCGGGGCGTCTACATGACCAGCGTACTCACAGAGG ATGGGAACATAGAGACAGTGATCACATATGACCAAGGAGCCAAGTGGCAGCCACTGCGCAGACCCCAGAACTCCGACTGCGATGTTCTGGGGTCCACCAACAGAGCAAGCAGA TGCAAGCTTCACATACATGCCTCGTACAGCACAGCCATGAAGATGAACGTTCCCTTGCTGCCGCTCTCGCAGTCCAACGCGGTGGGTCTCATCCTGGCTCACG GCAGTGTTGGAGACTCAGAGTCTGATCTTGCTCCTGATGTGTACGTGTCTGATGACGGGGGCTACTCGTGGCTGCGGGCTCTGAAGGGTCCCCATCATTATGCGATCCTGGACTCTGGAGGACTGCTGGTTGCTGTGGAGCACACCAACTCACCTATCAACCAGATAAA ATTCTCCACAGATGAAGGCCAATGCTGGCATACATATAACTTCACCCGCGACCCGCTGCACTTCAGCGGCATGGACAGCGAGCCTGGCTCTCGCTCCATGAACGTCAGCCTGTGGGGCTACAGGAACGACTACACCAAATGGGTGGTGATCACCATAGACTTTAGGAAGCTCCTCTCCAGGGACT GCGATGAAGGGGACTATGATGAGTGGGTGGCTCACGCTGCAGACCCCAGTGGCTCGAATGATGGCTGCGTGATGGGCTTCAGGGAGACCTTCTTACGCCTGAGGAAAGATTCAGTGTGCTGGAATGGGAGAGACTTCGCCATCACCAAGAAGCACTTGCCTTGTCCATGCTCAGCGGCAGATTATCATTG TGACTTTGGTTACTACCGGCCGGAGAACCAGTCGGAGTGTGTGGAGCAGAAGGAGCTGGTGGGCCACGCTCTGGAGTTCTGTTTGAATGGGACGACTGAGCAGCTGCAGACCAGTGG TTACCGGAAGATTCCTGGGAACCAATGTGAAGGAGGTTTTCAGCCGGAGAGAAAGGAGACCGACTTGAGGAGGTCGTGCATCAGTGACGCTCTTCATTCCAAATCTCTG ACTGACAGCAGTTCACCTAACGCTGCTGTCATAGTGATGGTTGTCATGGCGATACTCCTGGTGAGTGTTCTCACAGGTGTCTGGCTGGTGAAGAAGTACGTCTGTGGTGGACG GTTCCTCGTTCACCGATACTCTGTGATGAGGGAACACGTGGAAGCAAACAAAATCGAGGGAGTGGATGATGTCGACCCCAACTACACGGAGACAGAAAAGGCACAGTTCAACTATGATTCAGATCAA GATCTCTTGGAGTAA
- the LOC122834181 gene encoding sortilin-like isoform X2, whose translation MIVCILALGLFSSALGRHLQDGSDLSRDRRLRGEPGDAEERYSLERRELSRRSAGLNEQTCTALRGVESALQNSTSTYTFEVRSMGSLSLAWVGDGSGVLLVLTTFQVPLFLMRFGQSNLYRSEDYGKTFKDVTNVINHTFIQTEYGIAISPDHSGKVILTGDVSEFGGFRLFRSRDFGLTFEPTDLPFVPLIQMLYNPGDSNTLLTLSITLDLWLSDNFGATWRKIHSSVCLVRWGPRNSIYITTNTNGSCNDKGMLDLKKTMDYGKTFHTIASRVYSFVLGGKFVFSSIMTGMGTERVIHVSVDGGDHWNIAQLPAVDHQQFYSILAANQDMIFMHVDDPGDSGVGTIYVSDDRGTVFSKSLERHLYTTTGSDTDFTAISSLRGVYMTSVLTEDGNIETVITYDQGAKWQPLRRPQNSDCDVLGSTNRASRCKLHIHASYSTAMKMNVPLLPLSQSNAVGLILAHGSVGDSESDLAPDVYVSDDGGYSWLRALKGPHHYAILDSGGLLVAVEHTNSPINQIKFSTDEGQCWHTYNFTRDPLHFSGMDSEPGSRSMNVSLWGYRNDYTKWVVITIDFRKLLSRDCDEGDYDEWVAHAADPSGSNDGCVMGFRETFLRLRKDSVCWNGRDFAITKKHLPCPCSAADYHCDFGYYRPENQSECVEQKELVGHALEFCLNGTTEQLQTSGYRKIPGNQCEGGFQPERKETDLRRSCISDALHSKSLTDSSSPNAAVIVMVVMAILLVSVLTGVWLVKKYVCGGRFLVHRYSVMREHVEANKIEGVDDVDPNYTETEKDLLE comes from the exons ATGATCGTCTGCATTTTGGCGCTCGGGTTGTTTTCGTCTGCGCTGGGGAGACATCTGCAGGATGGAAGCGACTTGTCCCGGGACAGGAGGCTGCGTGGAGAGCCCGGTGATGCTGAGGAGCGATATAGCTTGGAGAGGAGGGAGCTGTCGAGGCGCAGCGCTGGACTGAATGAGCAGACATGCACGGCTTTGCGTGGAGTGGAGTCCGCGCTGCAAAACAGCACCAGCACT TATACGTTCGAAGTGCGCTCAATGGGCTCACTCTCGCTTGCCTGGGTGGGAGACGGATCCGGG GTTCTCTTGGTTCTGACAACATTTCAGGTGCCGTTGTTCTTAATGCGATTTGGCCAGTCTAACCTCTACAGGAG tgaaGACTACGGGAAGACGTTCAAAGACGTGACTAATGTGATCAACCACACTTTCATCCAGACAGAGTATGGCATCGCCATCAGTCCGGATCATTCAGGAAAG GTGATCCTGACTGGCGATGTGTCTGAGTTCGGTGGGTTTCGACTTTTTCGCTCGCGGGACTTTGGTCTGACCTTTGAACCGACGGACCTGCCGTTTGTGCCCCTCATTCAGATGCTGTACAACCCCGGGGATAGCAACACACTTCTGACACTCAGTATCACG CTGGACCTGTGGCTGTCTGATAACTTTGGCGCCACCTGGAGGAAAATAcacagcagtgtgtgtttgGTCAGATG GGGTCCAAGAAACAGCATCTACATAACAACCAACACCAATGGATCATGCA atGACAAAGGGATgctagatttaaagaaaacaatggaCTATGGCAAAACGTTTCACACAATTGCATCCAGAGTTTACTCCTTTGTCCTTGGAGGGAAATTTGTCTTTTCGTCCATCATGACCGGAAtg GGTACAGAGCGTGTGATCCATGTCTCTGTAGACGGCGGGGATCACTGGAACATTGCTCAGCTTCCTGCTGTCGACCATCAGCAGTTTTACTCCATCCtcgcagccaatcaggacatGATCTTCATGCACGTGGATGACCCCGGAG ACTCGGGTGTTGGAACCATCTACGTTTCGGATGACAGAGGAACTGTCTTCTCCAAGTCACTGGAGCGCCATCTCTACACAACCACAGGAAGCGACACAGACTTCACCGCCATTTCTTCCCTGCGGGGCGTCTACATGACCAGCGTACTCACAGAGG ATGGGAACATAGAGACAGTGATCACATATGACCAAGGAGCCAAGTGGCAGCCACTGCGCAGACCCCAGAACTCCGACTGCGATGTTCTGGGGTCCACCAACAGAGCAAGCAGA TGCAAGCTTCACATACATGCCTCGTACAGCACAGCCATGAAGATGAACGTTCCCTTGCTGCCGCTCTCGCAGTCCAACGCGGTGGGTCTCATCCTGGCTCACG GCAGTGTTGGAGACTCAGAGTCTGATCTTGCTCCTGATGTGTACGTGTCTGATGACGGGGGCTACTCGTGGCTGCGGGCTCTGAAGGGTCCCCATCATTATGCGATCCTGGACTCTGGAGGACTGCTGGTTGCTGTGGAGCACACCAACTCACCTATCAACCAGATAAA ATTCTCCACAGATGAAGGCCAATGCTGGCATACATATAACTTCACCCGCGACCCGCTGCACTTCAGCGGCATGGACAGCGAGCCTGGCTCTCGCTCCATGAACGTCAGCCTGTGGGGCTACAGGAACGACTACACCAAATGGGTGGTGATCACCATAGACTTTAGGAAGCTCCTCTCCAGGGACT GCGATGAAGGGGACTATGATGAGTGGGTGGCTCACGCTGCAGACCCCAGTGGCTCGAATGATGGCTGCGTGATGGGCTTCAGGGAGACCTTCTTACGCCTGAGGAAAGATTCAGTGTGCTGGAATGGGAGAGACTTCGCCATCACCAAGAAGCACTTGCCTTGTCCATGCTCAGCGGCAGATTATCATTG TGACTTTGGTTACTACCGGCCGGAGAACCAGTCGGAGTGTGTGGAGCAGAAGGAGCTGGTGGGCCACGCTCTGGAGTTCTGTTTGAATGGGACGACTGAGCAGCTGCAGACCAGTGG TTACCGGAAGATTCCTGGGAACCAATGTGAAGGAGGTTTTCAGCCGGAGAGAAAGGAGACCGACTTGAGGAGGTCGTGCATCAGTGACGCTCTTCATTCCAAATCTCTG ACTGACAGCAGTTCACCTAACGCTGCTGTCATAGTGATGGTTGTCATGGCGATACTCCTGGTGAGTGTTCTCACAGGTGTCTGGCTGGTGAAGAAGTACGTCTGTGGTGGACG GTTCCTCGTTCACCGATACTCTGTGATGAGGGAACACGTGGAAGCAAACAAAATCGAGGGAGTGGATGATGTCGACCCCAACTACACGGAGACAGAAAAG GATCTCTTGGAGTAA
- the nek4 gene encoding serine/threonine-protein kinase Nek4 isoform X2, which translates to MMSNYNFIRVVGKGSYGEVNLVKHKTDRKQYVIKKLNLTTSSKRERRAAEQEAQLLSQLRHPNIVTYRESWEGDDRQLYIVMGFCEGGDLYHRLKQQKGELLPERQVVEWFVQIAMALQYLHERNILHRDLKTQNIFLTKTNIIKVGDLGIARVLENQNDMASTLIGTPYYMSPELFSNKPYNHKSDVWALGCCVYEMSTLKHAFNAKDMNSLVYRIVEGKLPPMPSQYHPHLGELIKSMLCKKPEDRPDVKHILRQPYIKRQIAMFLEATKEKTAKSRKKAAVGPGHCSPSGESPGASCHPKPQKLPPSPNADTVAQVKQREDKSREHKIQNGVTDFPPAFPSQAISPLSDILKASISPLATVSSVNIDIPLQPSDGVMKNQVQTSPSVESRRESGTRIVCKDRKARRKPDPSLPPSPVNPALGAESAVCARGGDKRTASNGLLDIQPNPGSTRPVSVEKQDSHVDIKDDTGELLREAELNSNAENVKVDASPSSNNDTVTLIKGTPMHPRMPNVDDSLETTEKLLEPPAVEPVEEESSSLSIKQDPATVCQNPQVLPEPSGSEQHRGMLFDPTKGGHKQLAASRPLPRPPIEAAAVERKRRIKKTMEAAGSTSVSSSKDGLLPLPQERPLTARERRRLRQSGADGAGQPGPSAVRRASYDVASTTVERHNAPVTRSASYSIIDSSSKDRLMEQRSDEDEYSSSTSSTERSEGDCRERKTESSDMHDLVHMMTQTLRMDVGDAGRELGKGRLDSTAMPEFKLNRKYRDTLVLHGKARDEAGNLSLGEIPTGATSGPAKVRRAIERLRTDVVKGLGVKLLDKVLEIMEEEDEVKRELCLRDQMGDEKYQAYAVMVRQLKFFEDIAVKI; encoded by the exons ATGATGAGTAACTATAATTTCATCAGGGTCGTTGGGAAAGGAAGCTACGGAGAGGTGAACTTGGTGAAGCACAAGACGGACCGAAAACAG TATGTGATAAAGAAGCTTAATTTAACCACATCATCCAAACGGGAACGCCGTGCCGCGGAGCAGGAGGCTCAGCTTCTGTCCCAACTGCGACATCCCAACATTGTGACTTACAGGGAGTCGTGGGAAGGAGACGACCGTCAGCTGTATATCGTGATGGGTTTCTGTGAAGGCGGAGACCTCTATCACAGACTCAAACAGCAGAAAGGGGAACTGTTGCCAGAGAGGCAGGTTGTAGAGTGGTTTGTCCAGATAGCCATGGCACTTCAG TACCTCCATGAGAGGAATATTCTTCACCGGGACCTCAAAACGCAGAATATCTTCCTGACTAAAACCAACATCATCAAAGTTGGAGACCTGGGTATTGCACGTGTTTTGGAGAACCAGAATGACATGGCCAGCACTCTCATTGGGACCCCGTACTATATGAGTCCAGAGCTCTTTTCTAATAAACCCTACAACCACAAG TCAGATGTATGGGCCCTGGGCTGCTGTGTGTATGAGATGTCCACGTTGAAGCACGCCTTCAATGCCAAAGACATGAACTCCCTGGTTTATCGCATTGTAGAGGGAAag TTGCCACCAATGCCGAGCCAATACCACCCCCATCTCGGAGAGCTGATCAAGAGCATGCTTTGTAAGAAACCCGAAGACAGACCTGATGTCAAGCATATCCTCCGGCAGCCCTACATAAAGCGTCAAATTGCCATGTTCCTGGAGGCCACCAAAGA aaaaacgGCCAAGTCAAGAAAAAAGGCTGCAGTTGGACCAGGACACTGTAGTCCCAGCGGTGAGTCACCTGGTGCATCATGTCACCCAAAACCTCAGAAGCTTCCTCCAAGTCCAAATGCCGACACTGTTGCCCAGGTGAAGCAG AGAGAAGACAAATCGCGGGAGCATAAAATCCAGAATGGTGTTACAGATTTCCCTCCAGCCTTTCCGTCACAAGCTATATCCCCATTATCTGATATTCTCAAAGCCAGTATCTCTCCCCTGGCAACCGTCAGCAGCGTTAATATTGATATCCCATTGCAGCCGAGTGACGGTGTGATGAAAAACCAGGTTCAAACGTCCCCGTCTGTTGAGTCGCGGAGGGAGTCTGGGACTCGCATCGTctgcaaagacagaaaagcGAGGCGGAAACCAGATCCctcacttcctccttctcctgtGAATCCCGCTCTCGGAGCTGAGTCAGCTGTTTGTGCCAGGGGAGGAGACAAGAGGACGGCTTCCAATGGGCTGTTAGATATCCAGCCGAACCCGGGTAGTACACGTCCCGTCTCTGTGGAGAAACAGGACTCGCATGTGGACATCAAGGACGACACCGGCGAGTTACTTCGAGAGGCTGAACTGAACTCAAATGCAGAAAACGTGAAAGTGGACGCAAGTCCAAGCAGCAACAATGACACTGTGACTTTAATCAAGGGGACTCCGATGCATCCTCGCATGCCAAATGTTGAT GACAGCCTTGAAACGACGGAAAAGCTGTTAGAGCCTCCAGCAGTG GAGCCTGTTGAAGAAGAATCGTCTTCTCTCTCGATTAAACAAGACCCAGCTACCGTTTGCCAAAATCCCCAGGTCCTCCCTGAGCCTTCAGGATCAGAGCAACACAGGGGGATGCTTTTTGATCCCACTAAAGGGGGCCATAAACAG TTGGCAGCTTCAAGACCTCTACCTCGTCCTCCCATAGAGGCAGCGGCTGtggagaggaaaaggaggaTTAAGAAGACCATGGAGGCTGCAGGCTCCACATCTGTTAGTTCATCTAAGGATGGGTTGTTGCCTTTACCACAA gagcGTCCTCTGACTGCCAGAGAGAGAAGACGCCTGAGGCAATCAGGCGCAGATGGAGCAGGTCAACCAG GTCCGAGTGCTGTGCGAAGGGCATCGTATGATGTTGCCTCCACCACAGTTGAGCGACACAATGCCCCCGTCACTCGATCTGCTTCATACTCCATCATAGACTCCAGCAGTAAG GATAGACTGATGGAGCAAAGGTCAGATGAAGACGAGTACAGCTCATCCACAAGTTCCACAGAGCGCTCAGAGGGAGACTGCAGGGAAAG aaaaacagaatccaGCGACATGCATGATTTGGTCCACATGATGACTCAGACTTTGAGGATGGATGTTGGAGACGCTGGACGTGAGTTGGGAAAAGGCCGATTGGACTCGACCGCGATGCCAGAATTCAAGCTGAATCGCAAGTACAGAGACACCCTGGTGCTTCATGGGAAAGCCAGAGATGAGGCAGGGAACCTGTCACTTGGCGAAATCCCAACAG GCGCCACGTCCGGTCCAGCCAAGGTCAGGAGAGCTATAGAGCGTCTGAGAACAGATGTGGTGAAAGGTCTGGGTGTTAAGCTTTTGGATAAAGTGCTTGAAATcatggaggaggaagatgaggtCAAAAGAGAA ctGTGCCTTCGTGACCAAATGGGAGATGAGAAGTACCAAGCTTATGCCGTCATGGTGAGGCAGCTGAAGTTTTTCGAGGATATTGCTGTCAAGATATGA
- the nek4 gene encoding serine/threonine-protein kinase Nek4 isoform X1, producing the protein MMSNYNFIRVVGKGSYGEVNLVKHKTDRKQYVIKKLNLTTSSKRERRAAEQEAQLLSQLRHPNIVTYRESWEGDDRQLYIVMGFCEGGDLYHRLKQQKGELLPERQVVEWFVQIAMALQYLHERNILHRDLKTQNIFLTKTNIIKVGDLGIARVLENQNDMASTLIGTPYYMSPELFSNKPYNHKSDVWALGCCVYEMSTLKHAFNAKDMNSLVYRIVEGKLPPMPSQYHPHLGELIKSMLCKKPEDRPDVKHILRQPYIKRQIAMFLEATKEKTAKSRKKAAVGPGHCSPSGESPGASCHPKPQKLPPSPNADTVAQVKQREDKSREHKIQNGVTDFPPAFPSQAISPLSDILKASISPLATVSSVNIDIPLQPSDGVMKNQVQTSPSVESRRESGTRIVCKDRKARRKPDPSLPPSPVNPALGAESAVCARGGDKRTASNGLLDIQPNPGSTRPVSVEKQDSHVDIKDDTGELLREAELNSNAENVKVDASPSSNNDTVTLIKGTPMHPRMPNVDDSLETTEKLLEPPAVEPVEEESSSLSIKQDPATVCQNPQVLPEPSGSEQHRGMLFDPTKGGHKQLAASRPLPRPPIEAAAVERKRRIKKTMEAAGSTSVSSSKDGLLPLPQERPLTARERRRLRQSGADGAGQPGPSAVRRASYDVASTTVERHNAPVTRSASYSIIDSSSKDRLMEQRSDEDEYSSSTSSTERSEGDCRERKTESSDMHDLVHMMTQTLRMDVGDAGRELGKGRLDSTAMPEFKLNRKYRDTLVLHGKARDEAGNLSLGEIPTEGATSGPAKVRRAIERLRTDVVKGLGVKLLDKVLEIMEEEDEVKRELCLRDQMGDEKYQAYAVMVRQLKFFEDIAVKI; encoded by the exons ATGATGAGTAACTATAATTTCATCAGGGTCGTTGGGAAAGGAAGCTACGGAGAGGTGAACTTGGTGAAGCACAAGACGGACCGAAAACAG TATGTGATAAAGAAGCTTAATTTAACCACATCATCCAAACGGGAACGCCGTGCCGCGGAGCAGGAGGCTCAGCTTCTGTCCCAACTGCGACATCCCAACATTGTGACTTACAGGGAGTCGTGGGAAGGAGACGACCGTCAGCTGTATATCGTGATGGGTTTCTGTGAAGGCGGAGACCTCTATCACAGACTCAAACAGCAGAAAGGGGAACTGTTGCCAGAGAGGCAGGTTGTAGAGTGGTTTGTCCAGATAGCCATGGCACTTCAG TACCTCCATGAGAGGAATATTCTTCACCGGGACCTCAAAACGCAGAATATCTTCCTGACTAAAACCAACATCATCAAAGTTGGAGACCTGGGTATTGCACGTGTTTTGGAGAACCAGAATGACATGGCCAGCACTCTCATTGGGACCCCGTACTATATGAGTCCAGAGCTCTTTTCTAATAAACCCTACAACCACAAG TCAGATGTATGGGCCCTGGGCTGCTGTGTGTATGAGATGTCCACGTTGAAGCACGCCTTCAATGCCAAAGACATGAACTCCCTGGTTTATCGCATTGTAGAGGGAAag TTGCCACCAATGCCGAGCCAATACCACCCCCATCTCGGAGAGCTGATCAAGAGCATGCTTTGTAAGAAACCCGAAGACAGACCTGATGTCAAGCATATCCTCCGGCAGCCCTACATAAAGCGTCAAATTGCCATGTTCCTGGAGGCCACCAAAGA aaaaacgGCCAAGTCAAGAAAAAAGGCTGCAGTTGGACCAGGACACTGTAGTCCCAGCGGTGAGTCACCTGGTGCATCATGTCACCCAAAACCTCAGAAGCTTCCTCCAAGTCCAAATGCCGACACTGTTGCCCAGGTGAAGCAG AGAGAAGACAAATCGCGGGAGCATAAAATCCAGAATGGTGTTACAGATTTCCCTCCAGCCTTTCCGTCACAAGCTATATCCCCATTATCTGATATTCTCAAAGCCAGTATCTCTCCCCTGGCAACCGTCAGCAGCGTTAATATTGATATCCCATTGCAGCCGAGTGACGGTGTGATGAAAAACCAGGTTCAAACGTCCCCGTCTGTTGAGTCGCGGAGGGAGTCTGGGACTCGCATCGTctgcaaagacagaaaagcGAGGCGGAAACCAGATCCctcacttcctccttctcctgtGAATCCCGCTCTCGGAGCTGAGTCAGCTGTTTGTGCCAGGGGAGGAGACAAGAGGACGGCTTCCAATGGGCTGTTAGATATCCAGCCGAACCCGGGTAGTACACGTCCCGTCTCTGTGGAGAAACAGGACTCGCATGTGGACATCAAGGACGACACCGGCGAGTTACTTCGAGAGGCTGAACTGAACTCAAATGCAGAAAACGTGAAAGTGGACGCAAGTCCAAGCAGCAACAATGACACTGTGACTTTAATCAAGGGGACTCCGATGCATCCTCGCATGCCAAATGTTGAT GACAGCCTTGAAACGACGGAAAAGCTGTTAGAGCCTCCAGCAGTG GAGCCTGTTGAAGAAGAATCGTCTTCTCTCTCGATTAAACAAGACCCAGCTACCGTTTGCCAAAATCCCCAGGTCCTCCCTGAGCCTTCAGGATCAGAGCAACACAGGGGGATGCTTTTTGATCCCACTAAAGGGGGCCATAAACAG TTGGCAGCTTCAAGACCTCTACCTCGTCCTCCCATAGAGGCAGCGGCTGtggagaggaaaaggaggaTTAAGAAGACCATGGAGGCTGCAGGCTCCACATCTGTTAGTTCATCTAAGGATGGGTTGTTGCCTTTACCACAA gagcGTCCTCTGACTGCCAGAGAGAGAAGACGCCTGAGGCAATCAGGCGCAGATGGAGCAGGTCAACCAG GTCCGAGTGCTGTGCGAAGGGCATCGTATGATGTTGCCTCCACCACAGTTGAGCGACACAATGCCCCCGTCACTCGATCTGCTTCATACTCCATCATAGACTCCAGCAGTAAG GATAGACTGATGGAGCAAAGGTCAGATGAAGACGAGTACAGCTCATCCACAAGTTCCACAGAGCGCTCAGAGGGAGACTGCAGGGAAAG aaaaacagaatccaGCGACATGCATGATTTGGTCCACATGATGACTCAGACTTTGAGGATGGATGTTGGAGACGCTGGACGTGAGTTGGGAAAAGGCCGATTGGACTCGACCGCGATGCCAGAATTCAAGCTGAATCGCAAGTACAGAGACACCCTGGTGCTTCATGGGAAAGCCAGAGATGAGGCAGGGAACCTGTCACTTGGCGAAATCCCAACAG AAGGCGCCACGTCCGGTCCAGCCAAGGTCAGGAGAGCTATAGAGCGTCTGAGAACAGATGTGGTGAAAGGTCTGGGTGTTAAGCTTTTGGATAAAGTGCTTGAAATcatggaggaggaagatgaggtCAAAAGAGAA ctGTGCCTTCGTGACCAAATGGGAGATGAGAAGTACCAAGCTTATGCCGTCATGGTGAGGCAGCTGAAGTTTTTCGAGGATATTGCTGTCAAGATATGA
- the psma5 gene encoding proteasome subunit alpha type-5 produces the protein MFLTRSEYDRGVNTFSPEGRLFQVEYAIEAIKLGSTAIGIQTSEGVCLAVEKRITSPLMEPNSIEKIVEIDSHIGCAMSGLIADAKTLIDKARVETQNHWFTYNETMTVESVTQAVSNLALQFGEEDADPGAMSRPFGVALLFGGVDEKGPQLYHMDPSGTFVQCDARAIGSASEGAQSSLQEVYHKSMTLKDAIKSSLTILKQVMEEKLNATNIELATVEPGKTFHMYTKEELEDVIKDI, from the exons atgtttttgacCAGATCGGAATATGACAG AGGTGTAAACACATTCTCACCAGAAGGAAGATTGTTTCAGGTTGAATATGCCATAGAGGCAATAAAA CTTGGCTCCACCGCCATCGGTATTCAGACATCAGAGGGAGTGTGTCTGGCTGTGGAGAAGAGGATCACCTCTCCACTCATGGAGCCCAACAGCATTGAGAAGATTGTGGAGATTGATAGTCACATTg GTTGTGCCATGAGTGGCCTAATAGCTGATGCTAAGACTCTGATTGACAAAGCAAGAGTGGAAACACAG AACCACTGGTTCACCTACAATGAGACGATGACGGTGGAAAGCGTGACTCAGGCTGTGTCCAACCTGGCGCTGCAGTTCGGAGAGGAGGACGCCGACCCTGGGGCCATG AGCCGACCCTTTGGTGTTGCATTGTTGTTCGGGGGAGTGGATGAGAAAGGACCCCAGCT GTACCACATGGACCCTTCAGGAACCTTTGTGCAGTGTGACGCCCGGGCTATCGGTTCTGCATCAGAGGGAGCACAAAGCTCTCTGCAAGAGGTTTACCACAAG tcCATGACATTAAAAGACGCCATCAAGTCCTCTCTGACCATCCTGAAGCAGGTGATGGAGGAGAAGCTCAACGCCACCAATATTGAG cTGGCCACAGTAGAGCCCGGTAAGACCTTCCACATGTACACCaaagaggagctggaggacgTAATCAAGGACATCTAG